The genomic window CTCTTTTTACTTTATAATTAGGTAAACTGTAGTTGCTAAAGACAATAATGTAATTATTGTCCCAATAGATTGTATTCCTGTCTGACCAGTTCCCCAAGTTTTTTGTCTCAATGGCTTAACATAGATATAGTCATTTGGCTGTAAATAATAATAAGGTGATTTCATTACATTCACATCTGTAAGATCAATATCATGCATTTGCACACCTGTTGGAGTCTGGCGAATTACTGTTACTTCTTTTCTATTACCAACTGTTGTAATATCTCCTGCATTTGCAACAGCTTCCAAAATAGTTACATTATCTTTAAATAATGTTTTTGTCCCCGTACTTCCAACTTCTCCATTAATAGTATATCTAAAACCAGCTAACTTAACGGTAACAAAAATATTAGCTTCGCTTTTAAAATATTCCTCTAGTAATTTCTTTTCAATTTTCACACGAACTTCTTC from Flavobacterium sp. KACC 22763 includes these protein-coding regions:
- a CDS encoding polysaccharide biosynthesis/export family protein, whose product is MTKKSFFLFLLISVLFTSCIPIKDLVYLQDKNDSGEQTAIAAVESKPYRLQVNDILKINIKAIDPKLVSIFNTTEDQGGQGGKSESGLYFDGFTVDDHGNIRMPILGEINVIGYTLEEVRVKIEKKLLEEYFKSEANIFVTVKLAGFRYTINGEVGSTGTKTLFKDNVTILEAVANAGDITTVGNRKEVTVIRQTPTGVQMHDIDLTDVNVMKSPYYYLQPNDYIYVKPLRQKTWGTGQTGIQSIGTIITLLSLATTVYLIIK